A region of the Mytilus galloprovincialis chromosome 1, xbMytGall1.hap1.1, whole genome shotgun sequence genome:
TACTAGGGCGAATCTATATTGTATTTCCTCTAAATACATCAAAGCAAgcttgtttttttgttaatatgtcaTAATCAGTACCTGAAAACATCATAATCAGTACATGAAAGTTGTACGaaattaaattttgaactttttatagtGTATTTGAATGAGCAATTACACACTTCGTATCAACGAACGACTTACACAatcaaaataagaaacaaaacagATTGTATTTCCTCAAAGCGTTAGATGGGCGTAGCTGAAATCAAATGTACTATTAAACTTGACCCAGAATAGTGCTGCATTCATTGTTTGAACACTATGAGATTAAGTTTGACAGTAAAGCTCAGACAGTTTAAGTATCAAAAGaaacattattattgttttatgaATAAGATATTGGTAAGTGCACGTAGaagatacaataattaattttcaaaaataattctaaACTGATTCGAGAGGTCGCTTTTGGTGTAAACAATGGTTTTATTGTGAATAATTCAagtataattatgaacatatacacaaataggattcagaaacaagcaacaaGTGCTTAATATATGAATCCGTCTCTGTCGCTTTTAAAACAACCAATTGTGTAACACGGCGTCACATTTACAATCAGTTATATAAAAAGTATGCTTGCTATTTTGTAAAGTGACCTTTTCACTTTTATCGAAAAAACGGTattgtgttatacatgttataacaaaacagttgaattttaaaaaaagcattaatgtaataaaaaataagtgTTTTCGTGAGTTCAAACAAATACCTTATTTAACTAGCAGCATCTGCTGCTTCTCCAATAAGCAAGatgcatttgaaataaatgcaaaaacTGATCAAAGATTGAAAGTCTTCACACCACATCGTCTTATATTATGTTAAATAGAAGTAAGAATAATTTGCGCGGTAAGGGATTTAACCTCCAGCTGCATGTTACCTTTATTCGAGCATCGAGTCGGTCTAgtttgcactttgtaaatatagCTGCTTCATAAACCACGCCTCTTtgggggagatatataatattcatagatactTTGATAGTTTACGTACTAGTTCCCAGATATGTCCTCTATGTTTTATCTCATAGAGACATACAAAATGTAACTTGAGAATGTTTTTAGTATAAAAGCATATGTTTGCGGTCAAAATTGAATTCTGAAGTAGGCCCAATGTAAAGGTAGGGCCGTAGGGGTAGTAGCGAATTTTAGTACAAGTTGACGTTGAGCATCACTCAATTAATACAGCTAATGAAATGATAAATAAGTAGTCATTTTAAACAATTGAACTTCAGAAATAAAAATGTGTAGCAATGATACCATAGTCAAGATAATGTTCTGCATggttctttatatttattatgttaAATACATTATATGATCCCAATTTATTCATAAGATGGAATGTAGCGGTCACTTTCCATAATACCAAAAAGCGCTTTTAACGCACAAAACTAAGAAAGATCAGTGGTatctttatcaaaaaataatatgtttaggTTTATAGTTGGGTTTGAGCCAGCCATAAGTTATTGAGTTGAAATGAAAGGTACAATAAGGTCAATAACCTTCATTAATAATTGGAATAGCACGTTAAGCCCATATAGTTCAATGGCTCACTTCACACAACAAACAAGAAACATAACAAATCGTAAAATACGTATATATCATACAACAATACATCACTAGGAATCATATTACACATACTAAATATTAACAAGGACTAAAAACGGAAGCTAATCAATCAGGCACAGGAACAAAGATATTTGATGTAAAGCTTCATGTTTATAATTTCAATATTCTATTTTAAACCTAACTGTTACATAACCGTATTTGCATATCACACAGAAACTAGGGCAtgtgtttttgtaataaaatgttacattcgatttttttttttttttaaatatgtttcaatAAGTAGATGAAAAATAGTTTGTAACtattttaaactattaaaataaatttaaaacagatTGCTTGCCACTGTTTTTGTCAAGAGAGAAAACAAACATTGGGGATGGAGGTGGGAGTTTGGAAGGGGACAAAAAAAGCAATGATCCCCAACAACAAAATATGAATGTTCTGGTCCTTACGATCATGGAACTTAAAAGGGGCATTTAATAACTGaatatgcggtataggctttgatcattgttgaaggccgtatggtgacctataattggtaatatctgtgtcatttggtctcttgtggagagtacatctcattgtcaatcatactacatcttctttttttatatgtatccaAAAACTTTTAGTAATCTTCATTTAAGGCGAATACTCGACGAATATGCACTTGTAGCTGTCACAAATCTTTGAGATTTTGTTTTCATAAGAAGTCAGGATTAGCACCGCGTAGCATGATCGAGATAACTCGTGTCGTAAACACACAATTGCGTTTAGTTAACTTCGTATTTATTTTATTCTTCATTTATCATACTAGTATATGTATATGTTAATTTGTGAATTATAGTGTGTGTGTTTCATAACAATGAGTGGTGTTACTGTACAAGAGTGTGACATGGTCTGTCATTCTTGACGGAGAACAAAAACAGCAACGGAGAACAAAACAGCAACGGAGAATAAAATCAGCAACGCAGCACAAAATCAGCAACGCAGAAGAAAAGTCGTGAAGCATGAATTTAACATGAATTATTGGGTACAAGGTCAAGTTGAAAAGTAAGTAAATCAATTTTACACATTCGCGAATGATAAGGTCTTTACAAATAGTCTCAGATATATTACCGTGATAGGACACAATATTGGAAATCTGAGACATGGTTTTGGAGCCGGTAAATTGGAGATTGCCCAAAGTAACTATTGTGTTAGCATGACATATTGATACGTTTTTTTCTGTAgatgtattgtttatataatacTGTCAAATTCGTTACACTTTTCTCAACCTGTCATTGATGGTCTTACGTGTATTttgcataacttttttttaatgtaatttatgCTAGagcaatgctcttcatcttcatGTTGAATTTGGGATTCTAATTAGGTTTTTTTTTCGAGCGCtactgtagacgaaacgcgcaaaCACCGTCTGACAATCAAATTAAAACCCTGCTTTTTTATAAGTTTCTTTGTAGTATTTCGGATGTGTGTAAGTTTTATCCTTACATTGTATGCACACTATTAATTTTGTATACTAGTAATTATCTTGTTACGTGTGTGTGTTGTGTAGTGGTTATGTAAAACTTTGATGCTATGATTTATAATAGtttaatgacaataaaacatttaaatttaaattttacatgaACAAATATAGAAgttgaataaaattaattaaatagaaACCAGAAACAATATTAACAATGCAGATCGCAAAGAGAACTATCGTTGCATCAGATTATGATTCCTATAAGCGACATAACTCAAGTCTGTATTGGTAACATCAGCATATGTTTTACCCATATGGTCATTGTGGTCTTTGTTATAGGGACCCAAATGCACAAACatgaatgaaacaaaaacaaaaagttgaATACCTTTCTGATATTCAAAATCTGTATTAAGAAAAAGATTAATACATTTCTAATAGTCGTTATGTATATATGCTAACGCTATTTATttaaactattttgtttttttctttcttaaccTGTTTACGTTTAGTTGGAACACCCataaaatatatcttaatatgttaagcatctttagatttttttcaaaataactcTCTCTATCAAGATAAAATTTGGGATGAATCAAAAGgaaactacatatatatatatatatattaattgacataaacataaaattcTAAACGAACAAAAGTAGGTTTTTTTTAAGGGGGGTTAAGCAGTACATATAAGCAAGTTCACGAATTTGTACTAAACAATCCCTTGTTATTTCGAGCAGTGGTAGAACAAAGAGCACAGTAAAAATTAAGTAACTAAAACAATACACTCTTTAACATttgtagtttgtttttttgttttgtattaaagGGAAAACAAagcagtataaaataaataataaaataactacTATCTGTAATACGATATTAAGATTgctcttttaaatattattatatgcATTTACTGCTTTGATAATTTGTCATTAATCTTCATCTATTTCTTGgaatcaaacaaaatatatcaaagtcATTTCAAGAGCGTGTCTTATTCATTTAGTACTAGTATTAATACTCCGAACTGGATTTGAATGCGGCAACCATATATCTAAGTCTTTTGCACTCCTTCTTACTTTACCATACGTTTCGTCGTTTAAAGGGTTTTCGACACGTTCTGACACATAATCTCGGTTTTCAAGCATTCgctgtcttttcttttttaatctcATTGCCGTTTTATTAGATAATCGACCTCGTTTTGGCAGCTCTTCCCATCTTGTTGATATTCTTGGAGTTACGTTTTGATGATTAATATAGAAAACGTTACCGGTAACATCCATTCTTTTCCGGTGACTTTCGAGTGGTTCTCGACAACATCGACAACAACCGAAAAACCAACTACACACCCCAAGGTAACCACAGCAACCATACAACGCACAGCATCCATAGTAATCAATGCATCCACAGACATCACAACTTCCACCATAATCACAACATCCCCCACAGCAGCCAAATTGTTCGTCGTCATCAGAATTCAAAGCACGAACTCGATTACGGCGACGATACCTGAAAGacaagaatgaaaaaaataatttcgaaaaaTAAAGAAGCAATTAATGTTAACTTATATGTTTCAGAGTTAAGTGTGGCGTCCATTTTTCTGAACTAATATGCATTATTGTTAATGAGGCAGCGTAACCCcgcctccgagtgcgggattttctcactgtgttgaagacccattagcaGCCTTGGGATGTTTTcgtctctttggtcgggttgttgtctctttgacacattctccattatATTACCAATTTTCTCTGTATATCAGAGTCAAAGTTGGAAAGTTGTCTAAACGTACTTGAAATTTAAAAGCAAAGTGCATATCTACATTGCAATGCACTCAATATATCGACGATGCgacaacattaaaaaaagacaagTTATATATAGTATATGTTTTTCTGTGATACAATTGCAGTTAAAGACTATCAATCACTAAccaaaatatgtatttttctgATAGTTTTGTATACTTTACCTTCGGTACAGTGTTTGTATGGTAAGGATGTCCTCTCGAAGTATATTTCAGTAAcgatttaaaacattttgaaataagcCCTGATGGGAAATAATTCAAACACAAAATTGGTTAGTTCTCTCTTTCAAATATGACAGAACTGTTAGTTTAATGTTTGAAcgaccattttcaaaaatatcgaTATTAGATAATTGTTGAGTTAAAACAGCAACAAATAGTTAAAGAAAAAATCAAGTACGCAGTTGAAGGACCAAATATTCCAAAAGTTTTACTGAAAAAAGAATCTACGCCTTTGACTAGCATCAGTTCTACTGTCATATTTGAGAAGTCCATGtgactatttatttatttctatagaagACCTTTGGGGTTTGTACTTCATTGAAGATAGTAGTGTGAGCTTTCgatttattttttgtacttttggaCCAGCTGAAACCCGCCTAGGAGTACGTGGTTTGCTCGCTATTTGGGCTATGTGGTCGGGTTGACTCTTCGATACATTCCTATTCTCTATTTTATTGTTATGTGTGTCGAATATTAATTTTCCttatataaattgaaataaacaaaagtcgattttggtTGTTTatactgctttttttttttgtgtgtttgtacATACAGTAACATTTTACTAGAGTATATCCAATTCTTTCAAAGAATCCACGTTGGCTTACCTGTGTCGTTTTGTGCAATACAAACACAATGCTGTTATAATAGCGATGGTTAGCAAAAGTCCTAAACCAATCAGCAACCAGAACCAAACTgaaaaataacgaaaatatttttataacgaTACAATTTATGCAAATCCATGAGAAATGCTCACACAGACTTGATAGAGGAGGGCGGTCCGTTTTCGGGTTATTGCCTTTATTGAAAAACTTAAATAGAATATACTTTCATTTTAGTATATTAACACGATGGTAACTAATGGGAGGATTTTGAGATGTTGATGTATTGAACTTTCCTACGACTTAAAATATTGTATGAAAACAAGTCAAGCTGGAATATTCACTTTTTACCTCTCCAATCTTCGATTTGAATATGGCAAATACATATGACTTTGTAcaatgaattaatgagatgaatagTACACATCAATGAGAAAGCAACCAGcgtacacaaataaacaaaagacTTCTAGAGaacaatagaatgaaattcaaaacagtgtggctgtggccattgattgacacattaaattaatccattgactgggacaatttaggtgaacggttgtttgtaacaaccactgttcacgacgtacctacgatagacatttaaactgtggggtcaccaaaggtttcttaacgcctttaattataaaataattcgaaaaaataatcaggaataacctttatgttttgatttatataattgattaaatcaaaacatcgtgtcatttctgattaatttttttcgaattactttattgaggtgttgagaacctttggtgaccccatagtttaagtgtctttaaaaagtacacagtgagcagtggtcgttacatacaaacgttcacgtaaatttgcccagtcaatggatgaatttaatgtgtcaatcaatggcaacagccacactgttttgaatttcattctatacagTCCTCAGTCATAAACAGTAGATATTGGGTATACAATATGTTAAGCAAACACATGTTACCTTCAACTTCATTTTTGCAActgatttctgatttttttccacaaccgttttatgaataaaacaaattctAGTACCTGGGCCTCCAAAGattttaaatgtgtattaaactAAAAGGTATGATGTGAACCAGAGCTTTACCAGCATTATTTTGAGGGATTTCGGAATATGTGATAAAATTATAAATGTCAACAGCggggtttttttctctctttctttCTGGAAATGAAAGATGAAGAAGAAGGATATTCCTAACCAAGCACAAATTATATCCGAAATAAAACGATGAATggttattcaaataaaaaaaataatatctttggTTAATGATGTCGTTCTGCAATTTGTAACACTGactaacattttattttattgatatacgTTTTAACAAATCTAAACAGTAAATTATTCAGAGTCCTCCGTATCTAAATTCCGTTATTAGTGTGAAGACATTAGTCCTTCAAGTTATCTCTTTATtcgtcttatatatatatatatatatatatccttttttTTACGTTACAAATTAGTTAATTTGatttatcttaaaaaatataaaactttactaACCATCATCAATAAAATCCAACGAACATTTAGGTGAACCAATCCAATGTGTGCCATTACATGTTATTGTTGGAGTCCCCGTTTGTTTATAACTATCATGACACACAAATCCCAATTGATCGTCTTTAGCATATGCGGATTTAGATCCCAAGGGAAATCCATGAGAAATAGTACCCGGAGTGCTACACATTTTTCTACATCACTGTATATAATATACTAAATCTGATTCgcagtacttttaaaataaagatattaattGTCATGTGTTTAACTGACTAATTGGCAACGGTTACTGCAAATCAAACAAACCCAAAGAAAGTAAAGGGAAATTTATTACAGTCCGTCAATATCACGATTTGAATTCTCTAACTTTTAAAGAAATTACTTGATAAAAGTTTCGTTTCTGACAATTTAccagtttttggataattcaATAGTACACGAAAACTCTTTATcctggtataaaaaaaaactgccatAGTATAAGTCGAATTAAATTATTGATGAATATGAAATTTACTATTAAAACCTGTTATTAGCATTGACTACAAAGtggtttcctgtttgaatgaatGAGTATTGGTTAATTAACGTCCagtagtaaatatttcatgcatgtgcAAGACGAAACCGGGTTACGGGATTGATTGTCCGCAAGCGGCGACGTAACATAATAtttccaatttaaaaaagaaagacgaaagatatcaaaggagcTTTCAAACTCATACGTCGAtaatactgacaacgccatagcttaAAAAGAATAGACAAACAGTACACAAaccataacatagaaaactaaagaccccACCAAATACCatgtgatctcaggtgatcctgaatggtaagcagatcccgGTGATAAGTCTTTATCGGGGTGTACCATCCGGGGAAAAGAGGACACTTGTCAGGATTGTGGTTACGTAAATTGGAACATTTCTTACATTGACTAACTAAATTCTTCTTTTACTCATATTTCAGTGGAACCACTACTGTTTTTCACTTGTTGTTtgtgtgtattttgttttaataaattgtttcagCTTTTTctcaactttttttcttttataatttgttgttttaaGGGGGTTTTAATCTGAATAAAATGGCgttttaactttatttgaaaggcttatttttaaacaattatccCTCATCTTCATCTTTAGCAATAAACACAGTCATTTTATGTTAAGGATTTCCTATTTCAAATTTGTCAGTGAAAAATACTCAAGACCAACAGGTTGTAAATAATCCCACAAAACAAATTCAATTAGTTTCCTTACTTTATTTCCAGAATACAAATGTATCTAATCAGCTGGGAAATGGCGACCAAGGAAACTGACGTAAACAATTAGTTTATCGTGAAGTTTATACTTGTAATGAGAATGACATTTTTCATGCTCGTATTTGTTTATGATAATACATTTTGactatacaataatataaaataagattTGCAACATAAATCTATTTAAAATCACATCAGTGAAGTTTAACCTAACATATACTTTTGGTTCATATCAATTTATATATCGATTGAACTGTGAACTAAGTACTTTAAAGAATGTTATTTATTACGTTGTATTTTGTGACGTATTGCGATATAGCTTATACTGGAATCTgatattttttcctattttttgtttgttatgtatATTACAAATACACGTTTTTACAAACATGCGCTTATTACTTTTCACGCTGCTAATATTGATGTTCACGAAGGATTTGACTTTCTAATTgattttatattacatttttataataagaGGTATGCGAGGTGTTCGTGCATAACCCAACAACACACATAAGCTAACACACATCTAGCTGTTAATGATACACAGATGTGTCTATAAATGTGGAAAGCGTCGTAGACCCATTGGTCTAAATGGTTCATCTACTTTTTCATTAGCCTGTCAACACTGCGAGATTGTCCGTTATACCCTAGTCTTTTTTTAAAAGGGAAGTTTCTGGTTCTCTGCAGGCGCCGAGTTTCCTCCGCGTATACAAACCGACCGCAACGAAAAAGCAAATAGTGCTGAAAGTGCCGACCGCAACGAAACTGCCAATAGCGCTGAAAGTGGCGCAAACACAAAAAATCGatcaatttatcaaaataacagaaaaataaaGTTAGGAGAAAATTAttcaacttcaaaacttttggctGTTTTACTTGTGACTCACTATTGTATTATTTTAGTGGTAGATTTGgaatatttaaagattttcaaTTTAGACATTATCTTTGAATAACAacaatatctataaaatattgtTCTGGAGCAGCTGGTCAAATATGATGTCCTAATATGTCCATTTTCAATATGTTACCACAAAGATCGATAATATAATTTACTTTCagaacattaaaattcaaatcctcttttacattattttaaacTATAGACACCGATCTTAGACGAGTGATACCGATCTTAGCGAGTGATACCGATCTTAGACGACTGACACCGAACTTAGTACACAATGTGTGCTTTTCTGGCATACCTACCTTCCATCAGAATAGCTTGAGACAAAAAGTTAGAAGATAAATATCCAATCTGCAGCAATGATTACCGTTACCAATCACAAAACATTGTATTTCAAAACATGAAACACTTTTTCACTAATACTGCAAAATGCGACAAAACAAACAGAGAAACTTGTCTtaactttatcaaataaaaataatagtacatCAGCAATTGTCTCACATGGAAAACTGTATATGCTCTATTGAAATGTACGACACAAGTTACAATCGTACGTTTGCTGCTGATTTTTTTTAGAGTGATGTTTAGATATGGTTGACCGTTCCAACTCACGGTGTGTATATTTCTTCAACTCGTTTCTGGTGTCCGGTTTGTTTGGTGGGTACTCTCAAATCAGTATTTTTAGTCTTTTTCCTTTTGCTTTTCGTTTAGTACTTATCATATGACTTGTATGATCAGTAAGACTATCCAACAGTGTTTAACAGTTTACTGATATGGAGTGTATTTGTGCAGACTTATTTCAAACCAAAGATTAAGACTAAATAAATGTTGACATTTGTTCTGAAATGCTTTTTTCGATTAGGGAAAACTTAATTAAGAACTTAATGAAAACGAAACGAAAAGAAATATATCTGAACATTCTATATTGAAAGAACGTAATGGTTTATAGGGTTGTGTCTTCAGAGTGAATAAGACATTGCATGACATAACTTATCTTTTCTATTACTGTAGGACATTCTTAAGACGgtttttttcaattgttatgtTGTACTTAGGTTATTGTAAACTATATTTCTCATATTTATGTATCTCTTGTACAATAATGTTATTATAGATTACAATTAATTCGCACTTCTTCTACAATATGTTATTATAGATTGCAATTAATTCGCACTGCGTGATACTCGATGACTGATTTGCACTGGTTGGACCCCAGGTTAAATGTTTATAACGCATACGGAAAAGGATAAAAATTCACCTTTACTTGAACTCGCATTTTCTTCTCTTAACCTTTTTTGTGTGTGGAATTTCAATATCTTAAcagatatttaaaataaatgaaaacagtaAAAATCCCAGTCATTTTTAGATTAAGGGAGAGTTGAGAGGTCACAAGcatgttacctattctgacatcagactcggacttcttttgaattcagttttactgtgcgtattgttgtgtgtttggtTTTTTCTACTTTGGCTAAAGTTTtagggggatggttgagatctcagaaaacatgtttaaccccgccgcatttttgcgcctgtcctaagtcaggagcctctggcatgtgtaagtcttgtattatttttaattttagtttcttgtgtatatttcagagtttagtatgacaccCATTCgcactcaactagtatacatttttgttaaggggccagcagAAGCACGCCTCCTGGTGtcggagtttctcgctgcattgaagacctattggtggtcttcggctgttgtctgctctttggtcgggttgttgtctctttgacgcattccccatttccattcttaaatTCATTTTATTAATCATGCCACATTtcttatgtgcctgtccaaagtcaggagcctgtagtatAGTAGTTGTCGTACTAGGttcatgaatattgtttttcgtaaattgtttggTTATAAAATAAAGCGTTATttttctcgttcgaattgtttcatatttttcatgtcggagACTTTTattggattttctcattgttgaagggttaCAGTTGgtctatttttgtttattttaactcTGGTGGGTAGTTTTTCtccacatctccttgttttataTTTAACCCGTTGGATTTGTTTTTCGGAAATTGTTTACTTATAAATAGGCCTTTAATTTTCTAGTTAAAATTGTTTCACATGTTTAATGTCGCCGCCATTTATAGTCGACTATTGTgtataggtttttctcattgttgaagggttaCAGTTGGTCTATATTTGTCTACTATCACTTCATTTTAACTCTGGTATGTAGTTTTTACGTtgtcaatcatatcacatctccttgttttataTTTACCCCGTTGGATTTGTTTTGTGTTTCTAatattgttgaatgccgtatggTTGGCTTAAAATTTCTTTCTACCCCTTAATTTTAACTCTGATGGATGTTTGACTCGTtaggaaatcataccacatctcattttatataaatgtatgtaaagaataaaatatatacataccatcatcttttatgtttaatgtacattctGGTAGTGTGCTCCAGTGAGATCCATTGCAGGTAATTATTGGACTTCCGACCAGACTGTAACCTTGGTGACAGATATATCCCACAGCTTCATGGTTGCCATATCGACTCTTCGTAGACGTCGTGTAACCGTCTGAAATAGTTCCAGGCTCACTACATACcatgatgaaaaaaaatcaatgaaactccaatgtttttcattaaataaaacaCAAGTTTTTCCAGCTTATACTATTCTGCGTTTTGTCGAAAAATTATAGACCCTGTTAGTTTGGTGGGATAATTTAAAAGGTGGCATAAATTTAGAAGTTAAACTCATCCCATGTGAAGTATTCTTTTATGGTTTATGtaattttaaacataattcaAAAACTGTTAAAGTACAGGATGTTGAGCCTTTACAATATATGAACGTAAATCAAAGGATAAATCCAATCTTTTTACCATTTTATAGAAATGATTAAACTATCAGACTTAGTTTAGACGCCTCTTTTGTACTCTAACCGGAATGAATAACCTACATTTGTATATTTCTATAGCTAAAGTCAAATAGATAGAGAAGTACATCGATGCtctaaaatatgtataaactggaaatatttaa
Encoded here:
- the LOC143081551 gene encoding uncharacterized protein LOC143081551, which encodes MCSTPGTISHGFPLGSKSAYAKDDQLGFVCHDSYKQTGTPTITCNGTHWIGSPKCSLDFIDDVWFWLLIGLGLLLTIAIITALCLYCTKRHRYRRRNRVRALNSDDDEQFGCCGGCCDYGGSCDVCGCIDYYGCCALYGCCGYLGVCSWFFGCCRCCREPLESHRKRMDVTGNVFYINHQNVTPRISTRWEELPKRGRLSNKTAMRLKKKRQRMLENRDYVSERVENPLNDETYGKVRRSAKDLDIWLPHSNPVRSINTSTK